The Porites lutea chromosome 4, jaPorLute2.1, whole genome shotgun sequence genome contains a region encoding:
- the LOC140933078 gene encoding uncharacterized protein produces the protein MANTKQFLSVPLTRKYGSMPLLVPQKSVISLEYKEKGSIPRRGTFGGSEALKTRNIEHDVKEIQEVQPVTRLPETFIAKPVQSSISYRREIAYRSPLLERRQSMGAMKTPTLEKKAPGTSQPRLQENKKVKESRQSERISETSALHDRHNGVNVFNVKANTRVQTHEQGNGFYKRQETRGVKSKKKQLSRKKDNPDETAITRKNDGKSSEVVSLERESHFQDYRQKCVQWLKSLPDTEMPQPPTLR, from the coding sequence ATGGCAAATACAAAACAGTTTCTTTCAGTACCCCTGACAAGAAAATACGGCAGCATGCCCTTGCTGGTTCCGCAGAAATCGGTGATATCCCTGGAGTATAAAGAAAAGGGATCTATTCCTCGCAGGGGCACTTTCGGCGGCTCCGAGGCTCTAAAGACAAGGAACATAGAACATGACGTCAAGGAAATCCAGGAAGTACAACCAGTCACAAGATTACCGGAAACCTTTATAGCTAAACCTGTACAAAGTTCCATAAGTTATCGGCGAGAAATTGCCTACCGAAGTCCGTTACTAGAGCGCAGGCAAAGTATGGGAGCGATGAAAACGCCAACTCTAGAAAAGAAGGCCCCTGGTACAAGCCAGCCGCGGCTACAGGAAAATAAAAAGGTTAAGGAGAGCCGACAGTCAGAGCGGATAAGTGAAACTTCAGCCCTTCACGATAGACATAATGGTGTGAACGTATTTAATGTCAAGGCCAACACGAGAGTGCAAACTCATGAACAAGGTAACGGTTTTTATAAAAGACAAGAGACAAGGGGTGTCAAGTCTAAAAAGAAGCAGTTatcaagaaagaaagacaatCCTGACGAGACAGctataacaagaaaaaatgatGGAAAATCGTCCGAAGTAGTCTCCCTGGAAAGAGAATCTCACTTTCAGGACTACAGGCAAAAATGCGTTCAGTGGCTGAAATCATTACCGGACACTGAAATGCCGCAGCCTCCAACCTTACGCTAA